In Eriocheir sinensis breed Jianghai 21 chromosome 30, ASM2467909v1, whole genome shotgun sequence, the following are encoded in one genomic region:
- the LOC127005413 gene encoding monocarboxylate transporter 13-like, translated as MMMRTHTGTRLALPQEATRGWDGDDEGEDEEDWLWGGDEEEEDEESEEESSAPDGGWGWVVAVASFVIYTLASMFGNCFGVLFSEFFLKLNTSSTKVSEIFNLAFALSSFFSFLTGPLVELYGWRRVTLVASLVYSLGLASSAVATSASFFFVFTILLAGLCILLLEVIAQHTVSLYFTSKRRLATCIVTLGTCASQVLLTPLITWLQGEVSHRGATLLMAALALNCCVAAMFLHPVEWHKKERLVGYPEVYVEKSNLSPNLSPNLSPLLSPISPGAGFISLPESSLRNVPGQRDRHVETGTLSPSLSPKLSPFIKSTLPGDGGFLQSVENERRERHVSFADDYLEKHASSSSPKPKTSHTIGGGILRLAQTSLRNLRYFRSPRIALTSMILACNASSLVNIWAIVPFALKSDGYSSQEVALCLSVAGLCNTASRLTNGVLSCWAAFTVQRLYIIGSAMSALGIIGFSMVEGLAWKMVLFGVCGLGNGTVSTLYSLVAVEAEGLHLQLPVLSLAGLITGLWFLLVDPLTGLVRDLSGSYSVCLGVLGGFLLASLALWLLMPAPARKSLPQHRRSESRPLVRPAKASKDRFTAQETPRLRMHHQREI; from the exons ATGATGATGCGGACACACACCGGAACACGCCTCGCCTTGCCCCAGGAGGCCACGCGGGGTTGGGACGGCGATgacgagggcgaggacgaggaggactgGCTGTGGggtggggacgaggaggaggaggacgaggagagtgaagaggagagctCTGCGCCTGACGGAGGGTGGGGCTGGGTGGTGGCCGTCGCTTCCTTCGTCATCTAC aCGTTGGCGTCCATGTTCGGTAACTGCTTCGGCGTCCTCTTCTCCGAGTTCTTCCTCAAGCTCAACACGTCCTCCACCAAAGTCTCGGAGATCTTCAACCTGGCCTTCGCGCTCTCCAGTTTCTTTAGCTTCCTGACGGGGCCGCTGGTGGAGCTGTACGGCTGGCGGCGCGTTACCCTCGTCGCCAGCCTCGTGTATAGTTTGGGTCTGGCCTCGTCCGCCGTAGCCACCTcggcctccttcttcttcgtcttcaccaTCCTGCTGGCTG GTCTGTGCATCCTGTTACTGGAGGTCATCGCGCAGCATACCGTCTCCCTGTACTTCACCAGCAAGCGCCGCCTCGCCACCTGCATAGTCACCCTCGGAACGTGCGCTAGCCAGGTCCTCCTCACGCCCCTCATCACGTGGCTGCAGGGGGAGGTCAGTCACCGCGGGGCCACCCTCCTCATGGCTGCCCTTGCGCTTAACTGCTGTGTGGCGGCCATGTTTCTACACCCGGTCGAATGGCATAAGAAGGAGCGACTGGTAGGCTATCCTGAAGTCTACGTGGAGAAGAGTAACTTATCGCCAAACTTATCGCCAAACTTATCGCCACTTTTATCGCCAATATCTCCAGGTGCAGGTTTTATTAGCTTACCAGAGTCGTCTTTAAGAAACGTACCGGGTCAGCGGGATCGCCATGTGGAAACGGGTACATTATCGCCATCCTTATCGCCAAAGTTATCGCCATTTATCAAGTCGACGTTACCTGGTGACGGAGGATTTCTTCAGTCGGTCGAGAACGAGAGGAGGGAACGGCATGTGAGTTTCGCCGATGACTACCTTGAAAAACACGCCTCATCCTCATCGCCAAAGCCCAAGACGAGTCATACAATCGGTGGAGGGATCTTAAGACTCGCACAAACATCTCTACGAAACCTCCGCTATTTCAGGTCACCACGAATCGCCTTAACATCAATGATCCTCGCGTGTAACGCCAGCTCCTTGGTCAACATCTGGGCCATCGTTCCCTTTGCCCTCAAGTCGGACGGGTACTCTTCGCAGGAGGTGGCGCTCTGTCTCTCCGTGGCGGGTCTTTGTAACACCGCCTCAAGACTGACCAACGGCGTCCTTAGTTGCTGGGCGGCGTTCACAGTGCAGAGGCTGTATATTATTGGCTCTGCGATGTCTGCTCTTGGGATCATTG GGTTCAGCATGGTGGAGGGCCTGGCCTGGAAGATGGTGCTGTTCGGCGTATGTGGACTCGGCAACGGCACGGTATCCACGCTGTACAGTCTGGTGGCCGTGGAGGCGGAGGGCCTTCACCTGCAGCTGCCGGTCCTCAGCCTCGCCGGCCTCATCACGGGGCTCTGGTTTCTCCTGGTTGACCCTCTCACTG GCCTAGTGCGGGACCTGAGCGGCAGCTACTCCGTGTGCCTCGGCGTGCTGGGCGGCTTCCTGTTGGCCAGCCTCGCCCTCTGGCTCCTCATGCCCGCCCCGGCCCGCAAGTCCCTGCCGCAGCACCGCCGGAGTGAGAGCCGCCCCCTCGTACGCCCCGCCAAGGCCTCAAAGGATCGGTTCACGGCCCAGGAGACGCCGAGGCTACGAATGCATCATCAGAGGGAGATTTAA